Below is a window of Malania oleifera isolate guangnan ecotype guangnan chromosome 1, ASM2987363v1, whole genome shotgun sequence DNA.
ATAATGCTAAGGTATCCCTTAAGGAATTACAGAAACATTTTGCAAAAAACAAAAAGGCTAAAACAAGCAACCTTTTGGCTAATCTTGTTTCAATGAGGTATAAAGTAAAAGGTTATATCAGGGAATATATTATGGAAATGTCTAATATCGCTTCAAAGTTAAAGGCACTTAAGTTAGAACTATCTGATGACTTGCTCGTGCACGTAGTTTTGATTTCCCTTCCTGCATAATACAGTTAGTTCACTGTGAGTTATAATACTCAAAAGGATAAGTGGACTTTGAATGAGCTCATTGCTCATTGTGTGCAAGAAGAGGAAAGGATTAAGCGAGAGAAGACAGAAAGTGCTCACTTAGCAACATCCTATAATGATTACAAAACGAAGAAGGATAAGGATGCTGCAGTTGGGACATCCCAAGGAAAATTGTAAAAGAAATTAGATTAAGAATTTGTTTACTACTTCTGCAGGTTGGGAGGACACCTCAAGAGGGACTGTCCCAATTTCGCCACTTGGCGGGAAAAGAAAGGTACACTTCTAACTTTAGTTTGTTTTGaagttaatttggctatattacCTTTACATACTTGGTGGGTAGATTCAGGTGCTACTACTCACATAAGTGTGTCAATGCAGGGTTGCCTAAGAAGCCGAAAGACGGTTGATGCTGAAAGATTCATCTACGTAGGCGATAGCAATAAAGTTGAGGTTGAGGCAATTGAGACATTTAGATTGTTATTTAAATCCGGTTGTATTTTGATTTGGAATAGACATATGTGGTACTGTCTTTTAGACAGAATTTGGTTTCAATTTCTgtattggacaaatttggttaTTATTGTTTTTTCGGATAAATATGGTTGCAATAGGATCTTTGGTTGACATTATATATGTTGGATACTATTGCTTTTAATAATGAGTCCTTGCATGTTAGTTCATGAGGTACTAAATGCAAATTAATTGAGGATTCCACCACCTTATGGCACAAGCGGTTAGGACATATCTCTAAACAGAGAATGGACAGACTTGTGTCAGACGGAATCCTAGGACCCTTTAACTTAACGGACTTTAAAGTTTGTGTGGAATGTATTAAGGGGAAACTGACAAACAAAAGAAATTTAGGTGTTAATAGAGTCTTAAGTGTCTTCAAATTGATACATACTGATATATGTGACTTACGACTTCTTGGAATGGACAATAGTATTTTATCACATTCATAGATGATTACTCACGCTATGGGTGCCTTTATTTGATACATGAGAAGTCACAATCTTTGGACGTGTTCAAGGCTTTCAAAGCTGAAGTTGAGAACCAACTAGGTAAGAAAATTAAGGTCGTCAAATCTGATTGTGGTGGTGAATACTATGGTAGATATGACGGATAAGGAGAACAACATCCAGGACcctttgctaaattcctagaggAATGTGGTATCATTCCACAGTGCACCATGCCAGGGAAATCTTGCATGAATGATGTTGCTGAGAGACGAGAGAGGACACTTAAGGACATGGTAAGAAGTATGATTAGTCATTCTTCTTTACCAGACTCTCTCTAGGGGAGAAGCATTAAAGACTGTAGCATATATACTAAATAGGGTGCCAAGCAAGGCAGTAGCTAAAACTCTTATGAACTTTGGACTGGCAAAAAACCAAGTATTAGGCATTTACACATTTGGGGTTGTCTGATTGAGGCTAGGTCTTATAGGCTTAATGAAAAGAAACTAGCCTTAAGGACAATTAGCTGCTACTTTGTTGGGTACGCTGAAAGGTCAAGGAGTTATAAATTTTGTGATTCATCGATAAGGACCTTCTTTGAGACGGGAAAAGTCAGGTTTCTTGAGGAAGTTGAGTTTGTATTGTCGACATGATATTGTAGTTGCTGATATGAACCTATAAATGGGTGAATTAGGAATATGTTCTTTGCTAAGCATCTTGATGATTCCCTTCTTGGCTTAATCATGCCCACAAGTTGTATGGCAAGCAATAGAAAGAtagaatttttatgattttccaCTCTTATTTACTCATTCACTGTAGCCTCCTTAGTGTACTGGTACCTTATACGTCGCACGTTCAAACAcctttaacttttttaaaaactATTCGTGTTTGGAGGTTagaaattcaaactttaaatttGAGTTTGTGTGAACTTAGATAAAATGTAATCTAAAAGTATATTAAATTACACTAACGTCATGTTCTGTTGtcaaaaaaattttttatttctgatttctaatttttcaagacCACAAAAAGTGCCtctaaatttttaaactttttgtTATTGGTATAGAAAAAGTAGAAAAGaactttttattgttttcatctATTCTATGCAAAGTTAGGGTAGCTGACAAATAAGGTTGTATTTTTTGtaatcttttcaaaaattaaaaagaaaaattgattTCGCAAGGTAACATGCGCTAAAGTTACTACACTACTTACAAGATCACTATGAAAAACTACAGGCCTTTTTAATTGAGGAAaacatttattttttcatttttaaatttttaattaattacgaAAATGTCAACTTGTTTTTCACTTTCTCAAGGTTTACATAGGaaacctagaaaaaaaaaaaggttttctAATTTTATTATATGAATTTGAAGAACTTGAAAACAAGATGATGTTTTAGTgattatacaaaaaataaaaaatgaacttaTTTTCCTCAATTGAAGAGGCATTATCCAAAATATATCGATGAGCAATTTCATCTGCTCAATGTGTTCATGAatacttttaagaaagaaaaatcatGTGGGATCAATTTGATCCCGTGTGTGTTTCGAATTCACTATTTAGTTCAAAATCGTCTCATTTTGTCAATTATTTGGATAATTTGCCTAAAAATGTCTTATTTTGTAGTATGTTATATTTCTCTTGAATTGGGAAGCAAAgagaaacatatatatttttattgactCCTAGTCATCAATCCTGACCCAAAAAGGGAAACAACCAAGACCCTATTGATGAATGAAAGAAATGGTTTAAGAATCCTAGCCATGTAAGCCCACACTAGCATAGACTAGATTACTTaacacaaaaatgtttttaatatcTAGTCTTTAAGTATTATCAGCAATTGAATGTCTAtctaatagaaaaaataaaaaataagatctAGGTCACCTCTTTCAGAAATAGAAATTAACattgaataaaataaaagattgggggataaggagaaaaaaaaaaaaaaaagatttatcaAGCTAGtagagaaggaaaaaaagaagaatgAAGAAGGAAAAGTAGAAAAAGTGATCTACGTTCGAACACTCGTCGACATCATGCACCTAACAATAACCAACTCATACATTTTCTTGTTTCTCTAATGAGAACCTCATGTTCTAACTTGAGCATGAAAGAAGTCTTTCGAAGATAATTCACAAGTTTCACGAGTGCGTTACTCTGGTGGTGGGGTCCAGGTCACGAGAATACTCATATCAGATAATGCTCATAACAAAATAATTTTGTGTGACAACAAAAGAAAATCATTAAAAATAGATAAAAGAATGGTAAGGAGGAGGAAATGGGAACATTTTGAATGAAGTGAAGAGAATGAATAATAATAGGGAAATGGTCGGTTTGAATAAAGTGAGGAGGAAGAATAAAAAGACTATGACAATATAGCTATCACAATTGTTAAGATGGTGAATAAATTGTAAACTAATACTGTATTGTCGATATATGATACAGTAGTTGCTGATATGAAATTATAAAAGATTGAATTAGCAATATGTTCTTCGCTAAGCATCTTGATAATTCCCTTCTTGGCTTAACCATGCCCACAAAGTCTATGACAAGCAATAGAAAGAtagaatttttttgtttatttgatCTAGTTTTTCACTCTTATTTAACTATTCACACTAGTCACCTTGATGTACTATGTACCTTATACGTCACAAGCTCAAACACCTTCAACTTTTTAATATTATTCATGTTTGGAGGTTAGAAATTGGaactttaaatttttaatttgtgtgaacttggataaaatgtaatataaaattatatttattattcaATAAAGGCTTATGCTCGACTTTCAAATTATCGATGAGTTGAAGCATTGATGATTTTGATAATTTGCTCTTAATATTTTTCAGTTATGATAAAATGATCAATGCATTAATACTCAaagtttgttttttcttttcaacaattCTTTTTTTTACAATGGGGCTAGCCATTTATAAAACAATATTAGTAAATTCTTGTGCATCATTCTTTTTTAAAAGATCCTTTTAAAAAGTCACAGAGGGAGCAAATAGGACCacacaaaattaaatttaaagtaTTAATTTCATACTTCATGTGCATACtatgcaaaactcaaaatttatttatttttttttagagaaatAATGGTGGAGTTAAAAGTAGTTTTGAgcaatttaattttattaatttatccAAAAAAtgggaattttatttaattttttaaattgtaGAAGAAGAACAACATTTTACCATCAACAAAGAAAAAATATTGTTTCTTGTTCCTATAATTAATCAtagatattataatattaaattacaaCACAAGAGAAATTGatcttttgaaatttgaaaaaaaagatGTGAaccttgaaatttaaaaattatatgaaattcAATTATTATAGCATTTGTCCTTTGGCTCCTTCCTCCACGTTCCACACCCAGCCAGCCAGCCAGACTAGTGGCTAAATTAAGCAAAGCGACGAAGAAGCTGAAGTCCTTCGGTGTCCGGATCCGCTCCGCTAACTGGCTAAATACCCTCTCTGCTGCCGTCGGCCCCTTTCATCGCATTCAATTCACTAAGCACATTCTAAGAACTATAATTCCCAATGTCTTCTCCTCCGCTCCTCCGCCGTCGTCTTAccctcctcctctctctcactATCTCTGTTGCTGTTGCTTCAACCATCGACGCCACCGTCACCCTCCCTCTGTCAAAATTCACAGGAAACTCAAACCCAGGTCGCCTCCAGCCCACCAGCCCCAAACTCCTCGCCTCTGCATCTCTGGCCAGAGCCCACCACATCAAAAGCCGCCACGCCCCCAAAAATCAAACCAGCCATTCGGCGTCCTCTGTCAAAACCCCTGTTTTCGCCCATGCTTACGGAGCTCACGCCGTTTCCCTCACCTTCGGAAACCCCCCGCAAACGCTCTCTTTAATCATCGACACCGGCAGCACTCTCGTCTGGTTTCCGTGCACCGACCACTACGTCTGCACCGACTGCTTCGACCCGAACACCAAACCCACCAGGATCCCAACTTTCATTCCCAAATCATCTTCCTCTGCGAAGATTTTGGGCTGCGCCGACCCTAAATGCGCGTGGGTGTCCCACCCGGACGTCCAAATCCGTTGCCTAAATTGCAAGCACCCCAATTCGTCCTCTTGTAAGGACAAATGCCCTTCCTATGATGTCCACTATGGATTGGGATCCACCTCCGGAATTTTGCTGTCGGAAACGCTGCATTTCCCGGAGAAATCCGTGGCCGACTTCGCCGTCGGGTGCTCCACGTCAACGGAAAGCATACTCACCGGCTTAGCCGGGTTTGGCCGCGGGCCGGACTCGCTGCCGGCGCAGATGGGTGTGAAGAAATTTTCTTACTGTCTCAATTCTCACCATTTCGACGATAAGCCGGAAAGCGGGACCATTGTATTGGGTTCCGGTTCTGGCAAAACCGGCAGGGTTAGCTACTCCAAGTTCGAGAAGAGCCCAGGCGGCGTGCATTCTTTTTATAACGATTTCTACTACGTCAATCTCCAAAAAGTAATCATCGGCGGCAAACGCGTGCAGATTCCGGCGATATTTCTGGCGTCGGGATCGGACGGCAACGGGGGGACGGTTCTGGACACCGGGACGACTTACACTTATATGGATAGACGGGTTTTCGAGATAGTTTCGGGAGAATTCGAAAAGCAAATGTCGAATTACACGAAAGATACCCGGCTGGAGAAACGGGTGGGCTTGCATCCGTGTTTCCGGGTTCCCGGGGGAGAGAAATCGGGTTCCATTCCCGGGTTAGTACTCGGATTCGAAGGTGGGGCAAAGATGGTGTTGCCGGTGGAGAATTATTTCTGGTTTTACGGGGAGGTGGCGTGCATGACGTTAGTGACGGACGACGTGTTCCAGATGGGGCAAGGGCCGTCGATCATTCTGGGTAATTATCAGCAACAGAATTTTTACATGGagtatgatttgaaaaatgaaaggTTCGGGTTTCGAAAACAGAATTGCGAAAGGAAAGTTTAATAGGACTTTTATTTGAATCTTTCTCGATGGTCCATACATTAATGTTACGAGCAATCAAAATAATAGATAAGAGTAGAATTCAGGTGAAGTGTATGTGAGATTTCATTTTGTTTGTCGCACTTGCCACATGCTTATGACGATCAGTAAGTTCATATAACTTGATGTGTTCATGAATGCTTTTGAGAAGGAAAAAATCACTGGATCTATTTGATCCGTAATGTGTTTAAAATACACAATTTACCAAAGTAATATTGAATATTAAATATCAATTGATTTTGCTCGTATTtggatatttttttaattatatcttcttctttttttatctgtaaatgataaattatattacTCAAATAGAATATGTACAGAAAACTCCGAACATACACCGAGAGGAAAGGGGGGCAAACAAGTCTCCAACACAATTGCTAGACAATACAATCAAAAGGCTAGCCAAAAGGCCACCTACATCAAGAATAAAGGAGGCCTAAGCTCCTAATCAAAGTAACACAAAAGTTACACAAAAACCTGGACATTCCCGAGGCACATAGGCCAATCCAAAAAGATACATTCAAGACTGGGCATACTCGGCGAACAACTTCATTCAAATTCAAAGCAAAAAGGGAAAAGAACAGATACACCTCAAGGAGGCTGAGTGCCCTTGCTCCACTTCTTACTCTTCGTAGGAGTAGTCAAGGCTTGTACAATCTGTCCTTGCACCTTCTTCCCACTTTTGTTTTGGCTACCCTCACTATGGTTCAGGCCACTCCTAGTGCAGACAAGAGGAGCTTTTCCTTTATCCACTGGAGCAGCAAATCCTTTATCAATACCACCATCCATTGCATGAGCATTTGCAACAACGACAAGAGGACTAAGTTGACTACAACACTACTTGGTTGTATGCTCTGAACCATAGTAGCCTTAGTGACTTTAGATTCACCGAACTTTTGTCCCTATGAAGCACTTGTATTATTCTGAACAACTCTCTTTGCCTCAATTAGATCTCCCTACCATTGTAAATCTTTGCTCTAGATTGTCCTGGCATTGCAGGAAGGAGAGTCAACAAGGATGACACCTACTTGTTCTTTATTCATCTTACTCTGAACTTGTTCATTAGCAGTACAGTTTTCTTCAACATGGCCCAGGCACGAACAAATTTTGCAAAAATCGGACATCTACTCATAAATAACCTC
It encodes the following:
- the LOC131148488 gene encoding probable aspartyl protease At4g16563, with protein sequence MSSPPLLRRRLTLLLSLTISVAVASTIDATVTLPLSKFTGNSNPGRLQPTSPKLLASASLARAHHIKSRHAPKNQTSHSASSVKTPVFAHAYGAHAVSLTFGNPPQTLSLIIDTGSTLVWFPCTDHYVCTDCFDPNTKPTRIPTFIPKSSSSAKILGCADPKCAWVSHPDVQIRCLNCKHPNSSSCKDKCPSYDVHYGLGSTSGILLSETLHFPEKSVADFAVGCSTSTESILTGLAGFGRGPDSLPAQMGVKKFSYCLNSHHFDDKPESGTIVLGSGSGKTGRVSYSKFEKSPGGVHSFYNDFYYVNLQKVIIGGKRVQIPAIFLASGSDGNGGTVLDTGTTYTYMDRRVFEIVSGEFEKQMSNYTKDTRLEKRVGLHPCFRVPGGEKSGSIPGLVLGFEGGAKMVLPVENYFWFYGEVACMTLVTDDVFQMGQGPSIILGNYQQQNFYMEYDLKNERFGFRKQNCERKV